In the Leptospira sp. WS4.C2 genome, one interval contains:
- a CDS encoding lipoprotein LipL46, which translates to MFNRLRLAPLTGVLILTILACAGSNSAQKQPTLPDNVVTAMGEAPIYQGDLALARNKALKDAKLNAIRKLVGEQITEKSGVSDGQSLGSKLYGKTDSFVKKYDILSEEQWKLDTQDMIRLNVRCEVEATKLSTAVDALLDDVGNPRIAVLVQTVVNGKSYPIGSATNIAEAELIEKLRTKGNKVVDSSQLTALLKKNPSLAKLDLTSVEEGSPLLTLAQDSGAEVLIIAKVTTTDQKPVVLPGGKKTDFLSSAATGPYRIIQLWGDGKIFGSGSLEGRGADITQEVSREQAVKDWSNLVSNKVGKQIKDEWFKLTEQNTVILKFKGLGLEDAINFKNDLMEYTSVKQINDRKTEMNGSEWELTYPGKESMFAEELMYKKDSSFRFLSSKTLSINSSKRGVVEVEFRNK; encoded by the coding sequence ATGTTCAACCGACTTCGTTTGGCTCCCTTAACCGGAGTTCTCATCCTTACCATTTTGGCATGTGCCGGATCCAATTCAGCCCAGAAACAACCTACGCTGCCAGACAATGTGGTGACAGCAATGGGAGAGGCACCTATCTACCAAGGAGACTTGGCCCTTGCCCGTAACAAGGCTTTGAAGGATGCAAAACTCAATGCCATCCGCAAACTCGTAGGCGAACAAATTACGGAAAAATCGGGAGTGTCTGATGGCCAATCGCTCGGCTCCAAACTCTACGGAAAAACAGACAGTTTCGTAAAAAAATACGACATCCTCAGTGAAGAACAATGGAAATTGGACACCCAAGACATGATCCGTTTGAATGTTCGCTGCGAAGTGGAAGCAACTAAACTTTCCACTGCTGTGGATGCCCTTCTGGATGATGTAGGGAATCCTCGGATTGCAGTCCTTGTCCAAACCGTAGTGAATGGAAAGTCTTATCCCATCGGATCGGCAACGAACATTGCAGAAGCAGAACTCATTGAAAAACTAAGAACCAAAGGCAATAAAGTTGTGGATAGTTCCCAACTCACAGCCCTCTTAAAAAAGAATCCAAGCCTTGCCAAACTTGACCTCACTTCCGTGGAAGAAGGAAGTCCTCTTCTCACTCTGGCACAAGATTCTGGAGCGGAAGTTTTGATTATCGCCAAAGTAACCACCACAGACCAAAAACCAGTGGTTTTGCCTGGGGGTAAAAAAACCGATTTTCTAAGTTCTGCGGCCACAGGACCTTACCGCATCATCCAACTTTGGGGGGATGGTAAAATATTTGGATCAGGAAGTTTGGAAGGACGAGGGGCTGACATCACCCAAGAAGTTTCGAGAGAACAAGCTGTTAAAGATTGGTCAAACCTGGTATCAAACAAAGTGGGAAAACAAATCAAAGACGAATGGTTCAAACTCACGGAACAAAATACTGTCATCTTAAAATTCAAAGGACTCGGACTCGAAGATGCCATTAATTTCAAAAACGATTTGATGGAATACACTTCTGTAAAACAAATCAACGACCGCAAAACAGAAATGAATGGATCGGAATGGGAACTTACCTATCCGGGAAAAGAATCTATGTTTGCCGAAGAATTGATGTATAAAAAAGATTCGAGTTTCCGTTTTTTAAGTAGTAAAACTTTAAGTATCAATAGCTCTAAACGCGGAGTTGTGGAAGTAGAATTTAGAAATAAATAA
- a CDS encoding response regulator, with product MNQTATKQKLLYVDDEILNLYLFREYFRNEYEVIVAQSGQEAIEELAENQDVQFVISDMRMPKMNGLEFITKAREIRPNIIYCILTGYDLTPDIEKAIGEKMVARYFSKPFDPTEIRLFLSAGNLE from the coding sequence ATGAACCAAACTGCAACCAAACAAAAGTTACTCTATGTCGATGACGAAATCCTGAATTTGTATTTATTCCGTGAATACTTTCGTAATGAGTATGAAGTGATTGTGGCCCAATCTGGCCAAGAAGCCATAGAGGAACTTGCAGAAAATCAGGATGTCCAATTTGTAATCAGCGATATGCGGATGCCAAAGATGAACGGCTTGGAGTTTATTACAAAAGCCAGGGAGATCCGTCCCAACATTATTTATTGTATCCTGACTGGATATGATCTAACACCTGACATAGAAAAGGCGATTGGAGAAAAGATGGTGGCTCGTTATTTTTCGAAACCCTTTGATCCTACAGAGATTCGTTTGTTTCTCTCTGCAGGAAATCTTGAGTGA